In Catharus ustulatus isolate bCatUst1 chromosome 28, bCatUst1.pri.v2, whole genome shotgun sequence, one DNA window encodes the following:
- the BTG4 gene encoding protein BTG4, with translation MKDEIAAAVFFITKLVKKEGKLSKDQIGKFAAKLTTILFEKYKNHWYPATPARGQAFRCIRLNKQQAREPLLEQACVDSGVATSLLGLPKELTVWVDPFEVSCRYGERSQPFTVARFDGRDNPELPQHVSLAVAKAALEYDSGTSSDEESFSKEPKAIPTVSNPNSIYQHILTLFPFYFQAPPLPWWQFQLRKPHLAEGSHFGQHRGHRGYGPGATSTGPCGDRYHWINPKK, from the exons ATGAAAGATGaaattgctgctgcagttttcttCATCACCAAGCTGGTGAAGAAGGAGGGCAAGCTGAGCAAGGATCAAATAGGCAAGTTTGCAGCCAAGCTGACCACGATCCTGTTTGAAAAGTACAAAAATCACTGGTACCCAGCCACTCCAGCCCGAGGCCAAGCCTTCAG gtgCATCAGGCTCAACAAGCAGCAGGCTCGGGAgcccctgctggagcaggcttGTGTGGACAGCGGGGTGGCCACCAGCCTGCTGGGCTTGCCCAAGGAGCTGACGGTGTGGGTGGATCCCTTCGAGGTGTCCTGCAG GTACGGGGAGAGGAGCCAGCCCTTCACCGTGGCGCGCTTCGACGGCCGCGACAACCCCGAGCTGCCGCAGCACGTCAGCCTGGCCGTGGCCAAGGCCGCCCTGGAATACGACTCAGGCACCTCCTCGGATGAGGAGAGCTTCAGCAAGGAGCCCAAAGCCATCCCCACCGTCAGCAACCCCAACAGCATCTaccag CACATTTTAACattattccctttttattttcaggctCCCCCCTTGCCCTGGTGGCAGTTCCAGCTCAGGAAGCCCCACCTGGCCGAGGGCTCCCACTTTGGCCAGCACAGGGGCCACAGGGGCTACGGGCCCGGGGCCACCTCCACCGGCCCCTGTGGGGACAGGTACCACTGGATCAACCCCAAGAAATAG
- the LOC117008148 gene encoding uncharacterized protein LOC117008148: MASRITLLNPQLTAPPLHGDEIQCPSPSLLLGLLREVNAELRRHAVAAGLGQSQGLQKTEVSAEEGELTAVDPAALSPREFVVFQYGLSILKFLTFHIQAPEISLGVASSLPPSHAPGNAFRNYFFYQHSKRKLFILRECLGSGGRFLLLLLHCLAHVTAGDLSHDTQPLFLGLFHQAVQACLGELLSLRLQLSAAAQGEKTQGIKQILLKEEPLSTEEINLISQLVDMRVKNLTEMEAFEKNLLLRVKSEESLNSKWLVKEKENFLQPLSSSGRDSLVQRAHLEEETVNSSSPSELQDKVDLLTEELVQILEDEQQFLSSEGNEDLLSYYLEITSLEKESLVKQINALEEEIAQGRKL; the protein is encoded by the exons ATGGCATCCAGGATCACCCTGCTGAACCCTCAGCTCACAGCACCTCCCCTGCatg GGGATGAAATTCAGTGTCCAagcccctctctgctgctggggctgctgagggaggTGAACGCTGAGCTCCGAAGGCACGCggtggcagctgggctgggacagagccaaGGGCTgcagaaaa CAGAAGTCTCTGCTGAGGAAGGAGAGCTGACAGCAGTGGATCCTGCAGCCCTTTCTCCCAGGGAGTTTGTGGTGTTCCAGTACGGCCTCTCCATCCTAAAATTCCTCACATTTCACATTCAA GCTCCAGAAATCTCCCTGGGTGTTGCCTCCAGCCTCCCCCCGAGCCATGCCCCAGGCAATGCCTTCAGGAATTATTTCTTCTATCAG cattccaAGAGGAAACTGTTCATCCTGAGGGAgtgcctgggctctgggggaaggttcctgctgctcctgctgcactgcttGGCTCATGTCACTGCTGGGGACCTGAGCCACGACACCCAGCCCCTCTTCCTGGGGCTCTTCCACCAG gCTGTGCAGGCCTGTCTCGGTGAGCTGCTCTccctcaggctgcagctctcagcagctgcccagggggaaaaaacccagggGATAAAGCAGATTCTGCTCAAGGAGGAACCACTCTCCACTGAGGAAATAAATCTGATCTCCCAGCTTGTGGATATGAGAGTGAAAAACCTCACAGAGATGGAAGCCTTTGAGaag AACCTCCTGCTCCGGGTGAAATCTGAGGAATCACTCAACAGCAAGTGGCTggtgaaggaaaaagagaatttccttcagcccctgagcagcagtggaAGGGACAGCCTTGTACAGAGGGCACA ccTTGAAGAAGAAACTGTAAATTCCTCATCCCCCTCAGAACTGCAGGATAAAGTGGATTTATTAACTGAGGAGCTGGTGCAGATTCTAGAGGATGAGCAGCAGTTTTTAAGCAGTGAAGGCAATGAAGATCTGCTCTCTTATTACCTTGAAATcaccagcctggagaaggagagtttggtaaaacaaataaatgctttAGAAGAGGAAATAGCCCAGGGCAGAAAATTGTGA
- the LAYN gene encoding layilin isoform X1, which produces MLAAAALCAAALGCAAGARLLSAVDVSLRRGQTVCRRGTQKPCYKIVYFHDASRRSSYEEAHLACRADGGHLVSIESPAEQRLIESFIRSLLASDGDFWIGLRRRKEEEDNSTECHSFYSWADGSSSKFRNWYVDEPSCGGEVCVVLYHQPSAPPGVGGPYMFQWNDDRCTMKNNFICKYSLEKPTKAPIDNSRRAVATEPWKAEFPEERRRKGANGTAVGAKEPVQSLVYILISIIPVLLLLVAITGISCFWLFLKRRQELEDVTPKGDSAWLPQPRRDSPKLDIYRVINKQSEADLAGARPGTKNSSFRAQEGLGSPCRDPEDTSSPGLVTLASTESGFVTNDIYELCGDRVGRSKESTWVDNEIYGY; this is translated from the exons ATGCTGGCCGCAGCAGCGCTGTGCGCGGCCGCGCTGGGCTgcgcggcgggggcgcggcTGCTCAGCG CAGTGGACGTTTCCCTCAGAAGAG ggcagacGGTTTGCAGGCGTGGCACGCAGAAACCCTGCTACAAGATCGTGTATTTCCACGATGCCTCGCGCAGGAGCAGCTATGAGGAAGCTCACCTGGCCTGCAGGGCTGATGGGGGACATTTGGTGAGCATcgagagcccagcagagcagagactgATTGAATCATTCATCAGGAGCCTCCTGGCCTCTGATGGGGACTTCTGGATagggctgaggaggaggaaggaggaggaggacaacAGCACAGAGTGTCACAGCTTCTACTCCTGGGCAGATGGGAGCTCGTCCAAATTTCG gaaCTGGTACGTGGACGAGCCATCGTGCGGGGGCGAGGTGTGCGTGGTGCTCTACCACCAACCCTCTGCCCCTCCCGGGGTGGGGGGCCCCTACATGTTCCAGTGGAATGATGACAGATGCACCATGAAAAACAACTTCATCTGCAAATATTCCCTGG agaagCCAACAAAAGCTCCGATAGACAATTCCCGAAGAG CTGTGGCAACAGAGCCCTGGAAggcagaattcccagaggagcgCCGGAGGAAAGGTGCCAACGGAACAGCTGTGGGAGCCAAAG AACCTGTTCAGAGCCTTGTCTACATCCTCATTTCCATCattcctgtgctgcttctcctggTGGCCATCACAGGCATCTCCTGCTTTTGGCTGTTCCTCAAGAG GAgacaggagctggaggatgTGACCCCGAAGGGTGACAGtgcctggctgccccagcccaggagggacAGCCCCAAGCTGGACATCTACAGAGTGATCAACAAACAATCCGAGGCTGACCTGGCTGGGGCCAGGCCTGGCACAAAGAATTCCTCCTTCCGtgcccaggaggggctggggagcccctgcagggaccctgaggacacctccagccctggcttGGTGACACTGGCCAGCACAGAGAGTGGCTTTGTCACCAATGACATCTACGAGCTCTGCGGGGACCGTGTGGGCAGGAGCAAGGAGTCCACCTGGGTGGACAATGAGATTTATGGATATTGA
- the LAYN gene encoding layilin isoform X2 translates to MLAAAALCAAALGCAAGARLLSAVDVSLRRGQTVCRRGTQKPCYKIVYFHDASRRSSYEEAHLACRADGGHLVSIESPAEQRLIESFIRSLLASDGDFWIGLRRRKEEEDNSTECHSFYSWADGSSSKFRNWYVDEPSCGGEVCVVLYHQPSAPPGVGGPYMFQWNDDRCTMKNNFICKYSLEKPTKAPIDNSRRVATEPWKAEFPEERRRKGANGTAVGAKEPVQSLVYILISIIPVLLLLVAITGISCFWLFLKRRQELEDVTPKGDSAWLPQPRRDSPKLDIYRVINKQSEADLAGARPGTKNSSFRAQEGLGSPCRDPEDTSSPGLVTLASTESGFVTNDIYELCGDRVGRSKESTWVDNEIYGY, encoded by the exons ATGCTGGCCGCAGCAGCGCTGTGCGCGGCCGCGCTGGGCTgcgcggcgggggcgcggcTGCTCAGCG CAGTGGACGTTTCCCTCAGAAGAG ggcagacGGTTTGCAGGCGTGGCACGCAGAAACCCTGCTACAAGATCGTGTATTTCCACGATGCCTCGCGCAGGAGCAGCTATGAGGAAGCTCACCTGGCCTGCAGGGCTGATGGGGGACATTTGGTGAGCATcgagagcccagcagagcagagactgATTGAATCATTCATCAGGAGCCTCCTGGCCTCTGATGGGGACTTCTGGATagggctgaggaggaggaaggaggaggaggacaacAGCACAGAGTGTCACAGCTTCTACTCCTGGGCAGATGGGAGCTCGTCCAAATTTCG gaaCTGGTACGTGGACGAGCCATCGTGCGGGGGCGAGGTGTGCGTGGTGCTCTACCACCAACCCTCTGCCCCTCCCGGGGTGGGGGGCCCCTACATGTTCCAGTGGAATGATGACAGATGCACCATGAAAAACAACTTCATCTGCAAATATTCCCTGG agaagCCAACAAAAGCTCCGATAGACAATTCCCGAAGAG TGGCAACAGAGCCCTGGAAggcagaattcccagaggagcgCCGGAGGAAAGGTGCCAACGGAACAGCTGTGGGAGCCAAAG AACCTGTTCAGAGCCTTGTCTACATCCTCATTTCCATCattcctgtgctgcttctcctggTGGCCATCACAGGCATCTCCTGCTTTTGGCTGTTCCTCAAGAG GAgacaggagctggaggatgTGACCCCGAAGGGTGACAGtgcctggctgccccagcccaggagggacAGCCCCAAGCTGGACATCTACAGAGTGATCAACAAACAATCCGAGGCTGACCTGGCTGGGGCCAGGCCTGGCACAAAGAATTCCTCCTTCCGtgcccaggaggggctggggagcccctgcagggaccctgaggacacctccagccctggcttGGTGACACTGGCCAGCACAGAGAGTGGCTTTGTCACCAATGACATCTACGAGCTCTGCGGGGACCGTGTGGGCAGGAGCAAGGAGTCCACCTGGGTGGACAATGAGATTTATGGATATTGA
- the LAYN gene encoding layilin isoform X3 produces MLAAAALCAAALGCAAGARLLSGQTVCRRGTQKPCYKIVYFHDASRRSSYEEAHLACRADGGHLVSIESPAEQRLIESFIRSLLASDGDFWIGLRRRKEEEDNSTECHSFYSWADGSSSKFRNWYVDEPSCGGEVCVVLYHQPSAPPGVGGPYMFQWNDDRCTMKNNFICKYSLEKPTKAPIDNSRRAVATEPWKAEFPEERRRKGANGTAVGAKEPVQSLVYILISIIPVLLLLVAITGISCFWLFLKRRQELEDVTPKGDSAWLPQPRRDSPKLDIYRVINKQSEADLAGARPGTKNSSFRAQEGLGSPCRDPEDTSSPGLVTLASTESGFVTNDIYELCGDRVGRSKESTWVDNEIYGY; encoded by the exons ATGCTGGCCGCAGCAGCGCTGTGCGCGGCCGCGCTGGGCTgcgcggcgggggcgcggcTGCTCAGCG ggcagacGGTTTGCAGGCGTGGCACGCAGAAACCCTGCTACAAGATCGTGTATTTCCACGATGCCTCGCGCAGGAGCAGCTATGAGGAAGCTCACCTGGCCTGCAGGGCTGATGGGGGACATTTGGTGAGCATcgagagcccagcagagcagagactgATTGAATCATTCATCAGGAGCCTCCTGGCCTCTGATGGGGACTTCTGGATagggctgaggaggaggaaggaggaggaggacaacAGCACAGAGTGTCACAGCTTCTACTCCTGGGCAGATGGGAGCTCGTCCAAATTTCG gaaCTGGTACGTGGACGAGCCATCGTGCGGGGGCGAGGTGTGCGTGGTGCTCTACCACCAACCCTCTGCCCCTCCCGGGGTGGGGGGCCCCTACATGTTCCAGTGGAATGATGACAGATGCACCATGAAAAACAACTTCATCTGCAAATATTCCCTGG agaagCCAACAAAAGCTCCGATAGACAATTCCCGAAGAG CTGTGGCAACAGAGCCCTGGAAggcagaattcccagaggagcgCCGGAGGAAAGGTGCCAACGGAACAGCTGTGGGAGCCAAAG AACCTGTTCAGAGCCTTGTCTACATCCTCATTTCCATCattcctgtgctgcttctcctggTGGCCATCACAGGCATCTCCTGCTTTTGGCTGTTCCTCAAGAG GAgacaggagctggaggatgTGACCCCGAAGGGTGACAGtgcctggctgccccagcccaggagggacAGCCCCAAGCTGGACATCTACAGAGTGATCAACAAACAATCCGAGGCTGACCTGGCTGGGGCCAGGCCTGGCACAAAGAATTCCTCCTTCCGtgcccaggaggggctggggagcccctgcagggaccctgaggacacctccagccctggcttGGTGACACTGGCCAGCACAGAGAGTGGCTTTGTCACCAATGACATCTACGAGCTCTGCGGGGACCGTGTGGGCAGGAGCAAGGAGTCCACCTGGGTGGACAATGAGATTTATGGATATTGA